A genomic stretch from Vibrio coralliilyticus includes:
- a CDS encoding DUF1538 domain-containing protein: MQAIAALLKAFLGSLRDLLPIVAVIAFFQLVVLQEPLPNMLSILFGLMLVVMGLTFFIFGLEMGLFPIGESMAQAFARKGSVFWLMIFAFCLGFGTTVAEPALTAVAGEAAEVAAEGGMIASEAVAMDDYANGLRYTVALSVGIAIMLGVLRILKGWSIQYMIIGGYVGVVVLTMFAPESIIGVAYDSGGVTTSTITVPLVTALGVGLASAIKGRNPMIDGFGLIAFASLLPMMFVMVYGMVVA, encoded by the coding sequence ATGCAAGCAATTGCCGCGCTGTTAAAAGCGTTTCTTGGCAGTTTACGAGACTTACTGCCCATTGTTGCTGTAATTGCTTTTTTCCAGTTAGTTGTGCTGCAAGAGCCGCTACCCAACATGCTCTCGATATTGTTTGGCCTAATGTTGGTCGTGATGGGATTAACCTTTTTTATCTTTGGGCTCGAGATGGGGTTGTTTCCGATTGGAGAGTCGATGGCTCAAGCGTTTGCTCGAAAGGGGAGCGTCTTTTGGTTGATGATCTTTGCTTTCTGTTTAGGTTTTGGAACGACGGTTGCTGAACCCGCTTTAACCGCGGTGGCGGGCGAGGCTGCAGAAGTTGCTGCAGAAGGTGGAATGATTGCGTCTGAAGCCGTAGCAATGGATGATTACGCAAATGGCCTACGTTATACCGTTGCTTTATCCGTTGGGATTGCCATTATGCTCGGCGTGTTACGCATCCTAAAAGGCTGGTCGATCCAATACATGATTATTGGTGGCTATGTTGGAGTTGTGGTGCTGACTATGTTTGCTCCTGAAAGCATTATTGGCGTTGCTTACGATTCTGGTGGAGTGACAACGTCAACCATAACCGTGCCTCTGGTAACCGCTTTGGGGGTCGGTTTGGCATCGGCGATTAAAGGGCGCAATCCAATGATCGATGGTTTTGGCTTAATTGCTTTTGCTTCATTACTGCCCATGATGTTTGTCATGGTTTATGGGATGGTGGTGGCATGA
- a CDS encoding DUF1538 domain-containing protein has product MIEWSHFFDTFLGTISDVIPIASIIFGFQFVVLRRPVTNLPKVLLGFGYVILGLSLFLIGLELALFPLGETMATQLTAPSFLQEFRTSISGSIGWQDYYWVYLFAFCIGFSTTIAEPSLIAVAIKANQVSGGSISVNGLRIAVALGVAIGISLGSYRIVVGDPIHYYIIAGYIIVVIQTFYAPKLIVPLAYDSGGVTTSTVTVPLVAALGLGLASTVPGRNPMIDGFGLIAFASLFPMISVMGYAQITRWLNRDSAQEDSENAL; this is encoded by the coding sequence ATGATTGAGTGGTCACATTTCTTTGATACTTTCTTAGGCACGATCAGTGACGTTATTCCGATTGCATCGATCATTTTCGGCTTTCAGTTTGTCGTATTACGCCGTCCGGTGACCAATCTACCTAAAGTTTTGCTTGGCTTTGGTTATGTTATTTTGGGGCTATCTCTATTTCTTATTGGATTGGAGCTTGCACTGTTTCCTCTTGGGGAAACCATGGCTACACAGTTAACTGCTCCGTCGTTTTTGCAAGAATTCAGAACCAGCATATCGGGATCGATTGGTTGGCAGGATTACTATTGGGTATATTTATTTGCTTTCTGTATCGGCTTTAGTACCACGATTGCGGAACCATCTTTGATTGCCGTTGCGATTAAAGCCAACCAAGTATCGGGAGGCTCAATAAGCGTGAATGGTTTACGCATCGCAGTGGCTTTAGGCGTGGCAATTGGTATTTCTTTAGGTAGCTATAGAATCGTAGTGGGGGATCCTATCCATTACTATATTATCGCTGGGTACATTATCGTTGTTATTCAAACTTTCTATGCCCCTAAGTTAATTGTCCCGCTTGCTTATGATTCTGGTGGTGTCACGACATCCACTGTTACTGTGCCTTTGGTCGCAGCTCTAGGTTTAGGGCTTGCTTCTACTGTTCCCGGTCGAAACCCCATGATCGACGGCTTTGGTTTGATTGCCTTTGCCAGTTTATTCCCGATGATTTCTGTTATGGGCTATGCCCAAATCACTCGCTGGCTCAATAGAGATTCAGCGCAGGAGGATAGTGAAAATGCGCTTTAA
- a CDS encoding P-II family nitrogen regulator — MRFKLILAFVEDSKTEKVLDAARNAGATGATVINNARGEGLNKKRTFFGLTLEVQKDVLLFVVEEHLSRHILETISDVGEFDLESGQGIAVQIDIEDAVGVAHQVEKLTKVVEDEL, encoded by the coding sequence ATGCGCTTTAAATTGATACTGGCTTTTGTTGAAGACAGTAAAACGGAGAAGGTTCTGGATGCGGCCCGAAATGCCGGTGCAACAGGAGCGACGGTGATCAACAACGCTAGAGGTGAAGGTTTGAATAAAAAACGCACCTTTTTTGGCCTGACGTTGGAAGTTCAAAAAGATGTGTTGCTGTTTGTCGTAGAGGAACACCTGTCGCGTCATATCCTAGAAACGATCAGTGATGTTGGTGAATTTGATTTGGAATCCGGACAAGGTATCGCTGTGCAGATCGATATTGAGGATGCTGTTGGTGTTGCGCACCAAGTAGAGAAGCTAACCAAGGTAGTAGAGGACGAACTATGA
- a CDS encoding CBS domain-containing protein, producing the protein MRAQEIIRVRDVMASTYVMIDGLTTVREGIQLARSHEVKALVVNKRHDDDEYGLVLMNDIAKKVLAKNRSPDRINIYEIMTKPALSVDPEMNVKYCARLFERFGISRAPVIENGQVIGMVSYNNIVINGMARDD; encoded by the coding sequence ATGAGAGCTCAGGAAATAATCCGAGTGCGGGATGTTATGGCCAGTACTTATGTCATGATTGATGGTCTAACAACTGTTAGAGAAGGCATTCAGTTAGCGCGTAGTCATGAGGTTAAGGCTTTGGTGGTGAATAAGCGTCACGATGATGATGAATATGGCTTAGTACTAATGAATGACATTGCGAAAAAAGTGCTGGCGAAAAATCGTTCACCAGATCGGATCAATATCTACGAAATCATGACTAAACCCGCACTGTCTGTGGATCCCGAAATGAACGTCAAATATTGTGCTCGATTATTTGAGCGCTTTGGAATAAGTCGAGCGCCAGTAATTGAAAATGGTCAGGTGATAGGAATGGTAAGCTACAACAATATTGTGATTAATGGTATGGCGAGAGATGACTAA